GCGGCTTCCTCCTCCGTCAGGCCGGGCTCCAACCAGAGGAGACGGTCCACCAGCGCGACGAGCCTCAGGCGCCGGTTGTCCATGGCGAGGGCGGCGGCGAGGCCGGGCAGGGCGCCGCCGTCCACCAGCACCCGCGCGCCGTCCGGCAGGCGCGACAGCGCGATGTCCGCCGCCAGCACCGCCGAGGGGTCGAGCCGTGGGTGATCTCCCGGCAGGGCATGCCGCGCCAGGCTCCGTCCCTGCGCCTCCAGCGCCAGCGCCATGCGTTCCGCGTAGCCGTCCGGCGCCCGGTTGGCGGGGAAGAGGACATGCAGGGCCGGCTGGTCCGCCATGGCGATGGGTCTCGCGTGCAAGGGAGGGAAGGAGAGGCGGCGAGCATAGCGCAAGCCGGATTCGCCCGCACCGGCGGCGGTTTGCGCCATCGTTGCACCGCCGGCAACGGTGTGGCGCGCGGGATTTGCTGGACAGGGGTGCGCCACCTGCGCTTTGCTTCCGGCGCTCTCCGACCCATGTCGGGATCTTTCGCCCTTCGGGGCGCAGCACGCGAAGCCTCCGTTATGTACGCCGACGCCCCTTCCGACTCCGCCCCGCCCGAAGCCGTCCTGCCGATGGACGAAGCCGCCATGCGCGCGGTGGACCGCGCGACGGCCGCCCTGCGCCGGGGCGAGGCCGTCGCCATCGAGACCGCCGACGGCAGCGTCGGCGCCGCGGTGTCGGTGGAATCCGTGGCGATCGACGCCGTCCAGCGGCTGGTGCAGCTGACCGGCGCCGCGCCGGTCCTGGCCGTCACCCGCCGCCGCGCCACGGTGCTGAAGCTGATGGGGGAGGGGACGGGCGTCGTCGCCCTGTCGCTTCCCCGCTGCCTGACCGCGGACGAGGCCCACGCGCTGGCCGATCCCGAACACCGCCCGGACGGCGACATGCCGGACGGCCTGACCGCCACGGCCATGGACCCCGGCTCGCGCGAGACCGCGGCGGTGGACCTCGCCCGGCTGGCGCGCCTGCTGCCGGCGGCCATCGTCGCACCCGCTACTGGACACACGGCCACCGGCCACACCGGCAGCGCCGCGGAATGGGCGGCGAAGCACGACCTTCTGCTGGTCCGCGCCCGCGACATCGCCGACTACCGCGTCCATGTGGTGCGCACGCTGCGCCGGGTGGCCGAGGCGCGCGTGCCGCTGTCCGGCGCCGAGAACACCAGCATCGCCGCCTTCCGTCCCATCGACGGCGGGCCGGAGCATCTGGCGATCATCGTCGGCAACCCGGTGGCGGGCGAGCCGGTGCTGGCCCGCCTGCATTCGGAATGCTTCACCGGCGACCTGCTGGGCAGTCTGCGCTGCGACTGCGGCCAGCAGCTGCGCGGCGCCATCGCCGAGATCGCCCGGCAGGGCAGCGGCGTCCTGCTCTATCTGGCGCAGGAGGGGCGGGGGATCGGCCTCGTCAACAAGCTGCGCGCCTACCGCATCCAGGACCGCGGCTTCGACACGGTGGACGCCAACGAGATCCTCGGCTTCGAGGCGGACGAGCGGGTCTATCTGCCGGCCGCGGAGATGCTGCGGCAGCTCGGTTTCACCGCCGTGCGGCTGATGACCAACAACCCGGAGAAGCTGCGCCAGCTCGCCCGTTGCGGGATCGAGGTGGTCGAACGCGTTCCCCACATCTTCCCGTCCAACGGCCACAACGAAGGCTATCTGCGCACCAAGGCGGAGCGCAGCGGCCACATGTTCTGAGACCGCTCGTCCTAAGAGTCGACTCTTCGGGGGGCAGGAAACGCCCCTTGCCCGGCAGCTCTTGCCGGGTCGCGGTCCGGACCCGGGCCGAAAGCGCCCGAGGACGCGGGATTTCAGCCCAAAGGACTGGCACGCCGGTTGCTTAGGGTAGGGCTGGACACCGCGACGGGAGACCGCCCATGGCCATCGACGCCACCACCATCGACGCCGCCGCCGCTTCGCGGCCGGTGCAGCGCGAGCGGTCGCCGGCCCAAGCGGTCCCCGCCCTGACCGTCATGGAAAGCCGGGACAGCCCCGACCGGTACGAGGCCGAGGCCGAGATGTCCTTCGGCGACTTCCTGGACATCATCAACCCGCTCCAGCACATCCCGCTCGTCAACACCGTCTACCGCGAGATCACCGGCGACACGATCAAGCCGTCGTCGAAGGTCATCGGCGGCATCCTGTTCGGCGGCCCGTTGGGCGGCATGGCGTCCATCGCCAACGCGGTGGTGGAGCAGGCCCAGGGCAAGGACATCGGCGGGCAGATCATGGCCTCGCTCGGCTTCGACGGGGACGCCGCCACCGGCCATCCGCCCACCGGCAGCGCCGGAACCACCGCGGTCGCCGCCTTGCCGGACTCCGCCGCCGGCACCTCGGCGCCGGCTACAGCCACTGCGGCCGCTGCGGCCGCGGCCGCCCAGCCGGCCCGCACCGTCACGGCGGAGTTGCCGGACGCCAAACGGTCCGCAGCGCCGCCGCATGGGGTGGGAGCGGCGGTGGCCGGGTCCGGGCGCGACGGACTTGCGGACCCCGCCACGCCGCATCCCTCGCGCATGCCGGCGCGCGACACCCCGCTGGCGAACAGCATGATGGCCAAATACGCCGCCGCCAAGCCGCACCCCTCCACCATCGGCTTCGCCGCCGCGGCGGCCCCCACCGGGGCCCGGAAGGCGGCGGAAACCCAGGCGCCGGGAGCCCAGCCGCCCGCCACCCAACCGAACGCGGCGGCCGACGGCGGTGCGGCGAACGCGGCCAACGCGCCGGCACCGGCGAACGCCGCTCCGGCCGCCGCCAACAGCAACGCCTTCGCGCCCGTGACACCGGACATGCTGTCTGAGACGATGATGCGCAATCTGGCCAAGTACGAACAGGGCCGGCGGGCCGCGCAGGCCCCGGCGCCCAGCCTGCGGGTGTCGGGCTGAGCGCGATGACCCCGGTTTCGGGTGAGGGAAGGGGCGATGGAGATCACGGTTCGTCTTGAGGACCCGCCGTCGGAAGGCCGTCTCGACTGGCCCGGCGGGTCGTTCCGCTGCGTGCTGGGCCGCGGCGGCATCCGCTCCGACAAGCGGGAGGGCGACGGCGCCACCCCGGTCGGCCGCTTCGCGCTGCGCCGCGTCCTGTGGCGCGCCGACCGGCTGGAGCGGCCCGAGACGGGCCTGCCGGTGTCGCCCATCGCACCCGGCGACGGCTGGTGCGACGACCCCGCGGACCCCGCCTACAACCGCCCGGTCAAGCGTCCCTACGCCGCCAGCCACGAGGAGCTGTGGCGCGAGGACCATGTCTACGACGTCATCGTGGTGATGGGGCACAACGACGACCCGGTCGTGCCCGGCCTGGGCAGCGCCGTGTTCATGCATGTGGCACGGCCCGACCGGGCGCCCACGGCGGGCTGCGTCGCGCTGCCCCTGCCGGACCTGCTGCGGCTTCTCAAGGAGTGCGCGCCGGGCACCGCGCTGACCGTGGCGGACCCGGCGGGGTGAGGAAGCCTTACCCGGCGGCGGGGGTGGGGCGCGCCCCGAAGATCGCCGTGCCGACCCGCACATGGGTGGCGCCGAAGCGGATCGCCGTCTCGTAATCGCCGCTCATCCCCATGCTGACCTCGGGCAGGCCGGCGCGGCGGGCCATGTCGGCGAGCAGGGCGAAATGCATCGCCGGCTCCTCGTCCACCGGCGGGATGCACATCAGGCCGGTCACCGGCAGGTTCCAGCCGTCACGGCAGGCGGCCAGGAAAGCGTCCAGCTCCGCCGGGGGGATGCCGGCCTTCTGCGGCTCCTCGCCGGTGTTGACCTCGATCAGGCAGCGCGGGCGGCGGCCGCTGCGCGCCATCTCCTCGGCCAGGGCCTCGGCCAGCTTGGGCCGGTCCACCGTCTGGATCACGTCGAACAGGGCCACCGCGTCCTTGACCTTGTTGGTCTGGAGCGGGCCGATCAGGTGAAGTTCCAGGTCCGGAAAACGCTCGCGCAGCGCGGGGAACTTCGCCTTGGCCTCCTGCACGCGGTTCTCGCCGAAGACGCGCTGGCCGGCGGCCAGGGCCTCCTCCACCGCCTCCACCGGGTGGGTCTTGGAGACGGCGACCAGCGTCACCGCGCCGGGAGCGCGCCCGCTGGCGGCGCAGCCGTCCAGGATGGAGCGGCGGACGGCGTCCAGCCGGGCCGTGACGGTGCCGTCCGGTGTATCGGTGTGCGATGCGGACATGCCGGTTTTCCCCTTGTTCTGGCCCCTTGCTCTGGCCCCTTGCTCTGGCCCCTTCCGCGGCGCCTGCCTGTACAGGGACCGGAGGGCGTGGTAACGGACGCACCGACGAAACGCAAGCACCCCGAGGAGAACACGGCATGCGTGGTTGGATGCGTCCCCTGATCCTGTCGGCGCTCATTCTGGGGGCCGCGCCGTTCACGGCCGGCAGCGCCCTTGCCCAGAACGCCGCGAACCCAAACGCCGGGAACCAGAATGGCGGCAAGCCCGCCGCTGGCAAGGAAGCCCCGAAGGAGGCGCCCAAGGAAGCTCCCAAAACGGCAGCGGGGTCGGCCATCGCCCAGGCTCCCTTCGCCGTGCAACCGTTCCCGCTGCAGGACGACGGCACCTACAAGGAATTCTTGGGCGCCGCCGCCGCTGACCTCAACCGGCGCTGCACCAAGCAGGAAAATTATGGTTGGGAGTTCAAGAAGGACGACGACGCCCGCCGTGACCAGATCCTTGAATCCACGCTGGGCGGCTTCCGCAAGGCTGGCTGGAAGCTGGGCGAGGTGAAGGTCCGCTCCATCCGCGATCCGGGAACCACCGCCTACACGGCGGAGAAGGCCAAACAGCGCCTGCTGGCCGTCTGGACCCCGATGGAGAACGCAGCGATCTTGCTGCTCTGCGAGACCGAAGCGGCGCCAGCGACCAAGAAGTAAGAACCAGCGACAAAAGGAAAACGGCGGCGGATGGGTATCCGCCGCCGTTTTTGTCAGACCTGCCGCAAGGCCGATCAGAAGGCCAGACGGGTGTCGATCATGATGATGTGCGCGCGGTCGTCGGGGCTGATGCCCCCGTTGTCGATCGTCGTCATCTTCGAGTCGAGGTCGAGGTAGCTGTACTCCAGGCCCGTGGTCAGGCCGGGCGCGATGGTGTAGGTCACGCCGGCCTGATACAGCTCGGCCTTGACCGGGGCCACGAAGCCGGTGTTCGGGCTGGTGCCGTTCGAACGCGACTGCGAGTAGTTGGCGGCCAGGATGAGCGGGCCGGTGGCGTACTGGGCGCCGACGATCCAGATGTCCTGCTTCTCCTTCACGGTCAGCGACTTGTCGTAGCCGCTGTCGCCGCTGTAGGCGTAGCTGCCGCCGATCTTGAAGTCGCCGTAGCCGACGTTCAGGCCGGCGTGGACCGAGCTGAGCTTCTCGAAGCGGGTGGCGCCGACGCCGACGCCGTCATCGACCGCATCGCCGAACTGGTAGAAGGCGCTGGCCGCGACGCTGAAGCCGCCGAACTCGTTGGTGTAGGTGCCGCCGGCCTCGACCACGTCCTGGAAGCCGCCGTTGTCCTGGCGACGGTTGATCGAGGTGTGCGAGTCGCCGGTGCGCGGCGTGTAGGAGACGCCGCCCTGGAAACCGGCGATGGTCGGGGTCAGGTAGATGACCTTGGTGCCGACGTCGCCCGAGGCGAAGGCGCGGAAGTTGTTGGTGGTGGTCGGCAGCAGCGAATAGGTCTGCGAACCGCCCAGGAACTCCACCGTGTTGTTGTCCGGACCGCCGGCGATGCCTTCGACGTTCGGGCCGATGATGCCGAACTCGTCCGACAGGCCGTTGATCGTGCCGGCCTGCAGGGTGCCGAAGCCGCTGTTCACGAAGATGAAGGCGCGGTCGGCGTCCATCGTGCGGACGTTGCCGGCGCCGTTGGCGGCGCGCATGCGGACACGGCCGCCGTACTCGAGGCCGTTGTCGGCCGTGGCGACCGGCGTGACGGTCACGCGGAAGCGGTTGGCGAACTCCGTGGAGCGGGTGCCTTCGTCACGGTCCTGCTCGACATAGGCGCCCTGGAAGAACGCGTCGCCGCCGATCTTGACCTCGAACTTGGTCTGGGCGGAAGCCACGCCGCTGCAGGCGATGATCGCGATGGCTGCGCAGCCCGTAACAAGAGAACGCTTCATTGATGGTCCATCCTTCTAGCAGGCTCCCAAGGAGACTGGAGCCGTGCGGTTGTGCTTCCCACCAATTACTAAGCCACCCGTTCGTTTACCCGGCAAGGGCGATTTAACAGGGGAAACGGTTCAACGGTAACACAGTGGCCATTCCGACACAGTCATAAGTGTTTGATCACCAATGGTTTTTCCCGTATGCCGTAAATATAGCACATTGCCTGTCCAGATTTTGAGCGCAGTGAACAAACTTTACGCACAGAAATGCGCCATGTGGACAGCCCGCCGGACGGGGAACGGCGCACGGAAAAGGCGCAGCGCGACGGACGCGGCGCGATGAACAAGGAGGATGAACAAGGGGAGTGCACAAAGAAAAAGGGCGGTGGCCGAAGCCACCGCCCTTCTCCATCCACGGATGACCGCAGATTAGAACGCCAGGACCGTACGGAGCAGGACGACGTGACCGTCGTTGTCCAGGTCCGCAGCGGCCGTGCTCAGGTCGCTGTCGGCCTTGAAGTAGTCGTACTGAGCCTGCAGGGTCAGGCCCGGAGCGACGGTGTAGCCGGCGCCGAACTCGTAGACTTCGATCTTGCGGCTGCCCGGGGTGTACAGGCTGCCGGCGTCCTTGCCGTTCTTGTAGTTGGCGCCGACGACGATCGGGCCGGCGGTGTACTGAGCGCCGACAACCCAGAGGCGGCTCTTCTCGTTGTCCGAGGTCGCGGTCTGGATCTGGCCCGACTCACCGAAGTCGGTGTACGAACCGCCGAGCGAGAAGCCGGCGTAGCCAACCTGGGCGCCAACCTGCCAGGCGTTCAGGTCCTCGACGCTGGCGCCGACCGTGGTCGTGCCGGCGGCGTTGCCCCAGTAGTAGCCAGCGCTGGCCTTCAGCGAGACGCCGCCGAAGGTGTTGCTGTAGTTGGCGCCGACTTCGACCAGATCCTCGAACGTGGTCGAGAAGCCGCGGCCGGTGGCGGTGACCGAGGTCAGGTCAGCGCGGTTGACCGAGGCGTGCGAGTCGTCGTTGCGCGGGGTGTAGCTGGCGCCCACCTGCAGGCCGGCGAAGCGCGGCGAGAAGTACACGATCTTCGTCGCGTTGTTCTCGACGACCAGCGACTGGCTCAGGATCGAGCCGTTCAGGCCGGCGAGGCCGCCGGCGATGTCGGTGGTCTGGCCGATCCAGGCGGTGACGCCGTCATAGATGCCGAGCTGCAGGTAATCCTGCGGAGCGGTGACGTAGGTGGCGTCGTTGAAGGAGTTGGTCACGCCCATCTGGACCTGACCGAACGCGCCCTGCGCGAAGATGTAGCCGCGGTCGGCGTCCATCGTGCGGGCGTTGTTGGCGCCCGAGTTGGCGCGCATACGGATGCGGCCACCGTACTCCAGACCGTTGTCGGCCTTGGCGGTCGGGGTCACGATGACGCGGAAGCGGTTGCGGAAGTCAACCGAACGGGCACCCTCGTCGCGGTCTTCGTTGACGTAGCCGCCTTCGAAGTAGGCGTCGCCGCCGACCTTGACTTCAAACTTGGCCTGAGCGTTGGCGGCGCCGGCACCCAGAGCCAGAGCGGCAGCGGCGCAGCCCGCGAGCAGATAACGGTTCATGATTGTTGCCTCCATCCTGGCAGCAGAATTTTCAGCCCGGTTAACGTCCTGGCTGGCTCTGTGGTACGCAGATGCGGGGACGCCAGCAAGCCGGAAATCGCAAAGTTGCAGCAATGAAGGAACAGTGTGTCCGACGGAACACACTCGTCTTGTGCACCGCCGTCGTGATTCCGCAGCGCGCACGGACCGGCTGAGCGGGCTCCGGCGATGCCCCGGACACAGCAAAGGCACAGGCTGCGGTCCGCATCGGCTGTTGCCGCGGGCGGGCTTTTATGGTCTTTTCACCCGCATCCGCCGCGGTATCGTGCGCGGTACCCCGAATTTATGATCCAGGTTCCGACCATGCGCCGTTCCCGTGTCCTTCGCCTTGCCCCCGTCGTGCTCGCGGCGTCGCTCGCCGTGGCCGGTTGCTCCAGCTGGGGCGGCCAGACGGAAACCGTCGATGAGCAGATCAAGAAGGAATACAAGTTCGGCAGCCTTCTCGGCACCGACGGCGGCTTCAGCCTGTTCGGCAAGAACAAGCGCAACGGCGCCGAGCAGGGCGATCCCAACGGCATCGGCGTCAACAGCTTCCTGTGGCGCGCCTCGCTGGACACGCTGTCCTTCATGCCGATCGTCTCGGCCGATCCGTTCGGCGGCGTCATCCTGACCGACTGGTACACGCCGCCGGACACCCCGAACGAGCGTTTCAAGGTCAACCTGTACATCATGGACCGCCAGCTCCGCGCCGACGGCGTGCGGGTGTCGGTGTTCAAGCAGCAGCGCGCCGGGTCGGACTGGCGCGACAGCACGGTCGGTCCGGAGACGGCGACGACGCTGGAGGACGCGGTGCTGACCCGCGCCCGCCAGATCCGCGTCGCCCAGCAGGCCGCGGCGCGCTGAGCGGACGCGCCGGCCGCTCAAGCAAGGCGGGGCGGGGCGCCGGACATCGGTCCGCCGCCTGTCATCCCGCCGCCGGCGTCTTATTTCTCTAGACCCACGAAACTCACGGAACGGCGTCTGCGGTCATGTCGCGTTACAATGTCAAGGAAACCGAAGCGAAGTGGCAGGGCGAGTGGGAGCGGCAGGGCTGCTTCACCGCGCGCGAGGACGCTTCCCGTGAGAAGTACTATGTGCTGGAGATGTTCCCCTACCCGTCGGGG
The window above is part of the Azospirillum sp. TSH58 genome. Proteins encoded here:
- a CDS encoding DUF3576 domain-containing protein, with protein sequence MRRSRVLRLAPVVLAASLAVAGCSSWGGQTETVDEQIKKEYKFGSLLGTDGGFSLFGKNKRNGAEQGDPNGIGVNSFLWRASLDTLSFMPIVSADPFGGVILTDWYTPPDTPNERFKVNLYIMDRQLRADGVRVSVFKQQRAGSDWRDSTVGPETATTLEDAVLTRARQIRVAQQAAAR
- a CDS encoding glycosyl transferase produces the protein MADQPALHVLFPANRAPDGYAERMALALEAQGRSLARHALPGDHPRLDPSAVLAADIALSRLPDGARVLVDGGALPGLAAALAMDNRRLRLVALVDRLLWLEPGLTEEEAAARRHLEQGALALMRAVAVPDAAAARAVADLGLAPEAAVVLPPDAAGAARLDSLWGT
- a CDS encoding porin gives rise to the protein MKRSLVTGCAAIAIIACSGVASAQTKFEVKIGGDAFFQGAYVEQDRDEGTRSTEFANRFRVTVTPVATADNGLEYGGRVRMRAANGAGNVRTMDADRAFIFVNSGFGTLQAGTINGLSDEFGIIGPNVEGIAGGPDNNTVEFLGGSQTYSLLPTTTNNFRAFASGDVGTKVIYLTPTIAGFQGGVSYTPRTGDSHTSINRRQDNGGFQDVVEAGGTYTNEFGGFSVAASAFYQFGDAVDDGVGVGATRFEKLSSVHAGLNVGYGDFKIGGSYAYSGDSGYDKSLTVKEKQDIWIVGAQYATGPLILAANYSQSRSNGTSPNTGFVAPVKAELYQAGVTYTIAPGLTTGLEYSYLDLDSKMTTIDNGGISPDDRAHIIMIDTRLAF
- the ribA gene encoding GTP cyclohydrolase II — its product is MYADAPSDSAPPEAVLPMDEAAMRAVDRATAALRRGEAVAIETADGSVGAAVSVESVAIDAVQRLVQLTGAAPVLAVTRRRATVLKLMGEGTGVVALSLPRCLTADEAHALADPEHRPDGDMPDGLTATAMDPGSRETAAVDLARLARLLPAAIVAPATGHTATGHTGSAAEWAAKHDLLLVRARDIADYRVHVVRTLRRVAEARVPLSGAENTSIAAFRPIDGGPEHLAIIVGNPVAGEPVLARLHSECFTGDLLGSLRCDCGQQLRGAIAEIARQGSGVLLYLAQEGRGIGLVNKLRAYRIQDRGFDTVDANEILGFEADERVYLPAAEMLRQLGFTAVRLMTNNPEKLRQLARCGIEVVERVPHIFPSNGHNEGYLRTKAERSGHMF
- a CDS encoding L,D-transpeptidase; this encodes MEITVRLEDPPSEGRLDWPGGSFRCVLGRGGIRSDKREGDGATPVGRFALRRVLWRADRLERPETGLPVSPIAPGDGWCDDPADPAYNRPVKRPYAASHEELWREDHVYDVIVVMGHNDDPVVPGLGSAVFMHVARPDRAPTAGCVALPLPDLLRLLKECAPGTALTVADPAG
- a CDS encoding porin, producing MNRYLLAGCAAAALALGAGAANAQAKFEVKVGGDAYFEGGYVNEDRDEGARSVDFRNRFRVIVTPTAKADNGLEYGGRIRMRANSGANNARTMDADRGYIFAQGAFGQVQMGVTNSFNDATYVTAPQDYLQLGIYDGVTAWIGQTTDIAGGLAGLNGSILSQSLVVENNATKIVYFSPRFAGLQVGASYTPRNDDSHASVNRADLTSVTATGRGFSTTFEDLVEVGANYSNTFGGVSLKASAGYYWGNAAGTTTVGASVEDLNAWQVGAQVGYAGFSLGGSYTDFGESGQIQTATSDNEKSRLWVVGAQYTAGPIVVGANYKNGKDAGSLYTPGSRKIEVYEFGAGYTVAPGLTLQAQYDYFKADSDLSTAAADLDNDGHVVLLRTVLAF
- a CDS encoding YggS family pyridoxal phosphate-dependent enzyme → MSASHTDTPDGTVTARLDAVRRSILDGCAASGRAPGAVTLVAVSKTHPVEAVEEALAAGQRVFGENRVQEAKAKFPALRERFPDLELHLIGPLQTNKVKDAVALFDVIQTVDRPKLAEALAEEMARSGRRPRCLIEVNTGEEPQKAGIPPAELDAFLAACRDGWNLPVTGLMCIPPVDEEPAMHFALLADMARRAGLPEVSMGMSGDYETAIRFGATHVRVGTAIFGARPTPAAG